ATTGACTTAACAATTTGGAGAACCTTAACTTAGGATAAAGTatgacattttaatattattattattattatagaaaaaACACTGAATATTTGTTACTTGTATCATGTTTTCATATACATTCCTCTAAAACAGAAAAGATTTGGCTTTAAAGTACCTTACATTTCAATCACAATTGCACCAGGACAGATCTGTTTCCAGAAGAGCAAGGTGGGAATCAAAATGTCATGGTACTCACACAGCAAGCGCAAAGCACAGTAACTGGTCTCCTCAAGAAGACACACCATCCGAACCAATTGCACTGCAAGTGTAAATCTAAAAGTATTTACTGCTTCCATGCGCCTCATCTGCAAGACCTCCATTCAGTATTTAAGGCACATCTTTATCTGGTGCATagtattttcatatatatatatatatatatatatatatatatatatatatatatatatatataattctgtaTATTTTGAATAAATGTTCTGTGAAGCTTTTTTGTGAAGTGTCATCTGTCAGTCACTGAGTTTTAAGGGATTTTAAGGGATTTAACTTCTCAGATGGTATCCCTGTTGtgttctcttcttgttatttcaAGCAGATATCTTTCCATGTAAGTCCAACAAGACAACTGGACATCATCTTGGAGAGGCCTTGATCCAGTAGTGGATCGATATGTATagtatatatacatctatatttaTTATGCTATGCTGTGGACAGTTTTTTCCTAAGGTAGAATTGCAACATTAATTTATGTGTTGAGATGAGCTACACAgtctattatttttttgttttttaaattactgacttgtaacagaataataatttgaaatacTCTCAGATTACTATAAATTGAGCAAGACTTACCAAATGACTTAAAGTGTAACTACATTTAGCTGGTTAAGGTTTTGCACAGACCTCAGAGGGTTATGTTACTGTATTAATGGGGGAATTACTTAAAGGCACATGTAAGCATCTGTAGCCCATTTTGGCCCATTAACCTCATCTATTGGTAAACCAGGGCAGTCAAATTGACAAGGTGGTTGAATGATTTACATTACAACACTAAACCAGGTACAGCAGTCAATAATTCAGCAGATGCTTTTATTCAAACCAACGTAGGAAGGGGGAACTGGGCATCAACAGCTACTGCTGCAAACTATTGCTGCCGTGTCATTCACAACAAGACTATGGTTGTACCTCTTAACCAGTAGCCAAAGCATTTAATAAATTATTCAGAATTACAACCAGTGAGGCAGTAACAGAGCCAGGGGTTGAAAAGAAAACTATAAATGTGAACAAACAGAAGTCCAATTACAGACCCTTCATTTAAGCAGCTGAAGTAAGGTGTAACTGCATTGTCAGCGGGCTAGATTGCATCATATTTTCCCTGAGCCAGTGATAAGTACACATGTAACAACACCCTACATAAATCTTGTGATGACAGGTGTTAACAACCTTCTCCACTTCCACACCCTGTATTGGATCCACAGATAAGCCCAACCTGCAACACTCGTCTGCAAGGAAACATGTGCTGCTTAATGCTAAAACTTTCAGAACTTTTTTGTACAGTAATGCAGATACACAAACTGCCTCCTACCTGCAGTTCCTTAAGAGCTATTTCAGGCAAAACTCCTCCAATAACTATATAATCATCTGCAGCACTGCAAAGCTCATCAGTCATCAGCTGTACACCCATTCCAAAAGGTTTAACTTCACTGTTTTATCTACAGATAGACAGAactgtgacagtgagagacTGGCACCGAAAAGCAGTAAAACAAAGCCCCAATAATGTCCTGTGGTTAAAATTAAGGAACCTTACCAGGCTTAATGAAGCTGCCAATAAAGGTGAACATCTCAGCTAATACAAATTAGAAATAGAAGCAAAATAGAAAacggaaaaaaatatataacatttttatacTCTTACTGAAGtgatttgatgtatttttacttATAGTCACTATTTATTGTCAACCTacgatttgtgtgtgtataaatatcatgccatccctccaaactgggtgaCCGAGCAAGGAGAATGATCAGGGAGGATAGCAAtggtcaatggcaactttgcaagagcatTACTCCACAAATCTTGCCTGCATGGTATTCCAGTAAAACCACCTTAAATCCCATGTGAAGCATGGAAAAAAATCTCTGTAGCCACGTGGCAAAATGTTCTGTGCtctgacaaaactaaaattgaacttGGTGTTAAGTTTGGTGCACAGCCAGCACAGTACATAATCCATAGAAAATATGTCTGtattacatattaaaatatatatttttttatatccaaTATATTTATAAGGATttctaaaaaacattaaacaaatttcaaatttcaaccatacattaaaaatatagatttgTTTCTTATGGGTCTGCTCCTTCAAGGGCATAGGAGATAGACTTATTCTCATATTATTGTCcaccatgttttttcttttgtgtgttcTTGTAATGTTTATTGCTTCTAGGTTTTATTGCCACAAGCAGGGCTCAGGATGTGAAGAAAAAAACGCTAATGGACTAAAACCCTTGATGCAACAAGTAAAGTTGTAAAACTATATATTCTTGAGAAGCCTGCAATTGGCACTCTAGTGAAGCAGCTATTCCTGTTGGCTATCTAGCCCTGGCCCTTTGGCTAGGACACAAATTTCAGATCTGACCGAAGACTTTCCATTCTTTAGCCCTTCCAGTCCAAGCAAAGATGAACGAGCTTAGGTTTATTAGCTGGATTAAGAAATGTCTTTATGAGATACTTGAAGATAGTAATATGCCTGGCAACAGTGTCTGTTGATTTCCTCTGGCCATTATCTCTGTGCCCTTCATATATCACAGATGCAGTCAGTTAGCCTTGCTTGACTGGCTAATTTCAGGGATAGACTGTGGATGCATGACAAGCCAAGgctaaaataatgtttaaacacAATCTTGTGGCCTTCATtgctgtgtccctgtgtgccGCTGTAACGGAAAGTTTGAAAATGACTCGACAGAGAAGATTTCCAAACTCTGAGGTAGAATTTTAAACTGAAGTTCATGAGGAAGACAGACCCAATCTCAAGCCTGACTTCCACCTTGTCCTCATGGCAGGTCTTAGTTCTTTTAATCAAGTGAGTCTAGGCAAAACCAAAATTGATTCAACTTCTACATACATCTATTGGGGTTGTCtgaatatacaattgtatacatAGTTGGCTGGGCAACAGAAGACTTTTTAATCTTTAAGTCAAATCTAATCTAGAGCAatgctgctattattattattatttagcataAGCCTATCGAAAGAAATGCAGATTTAACAATCAGTAGTATACAGTGATCTGCAGATACACAGTATTACAAAGGTAAGATCacaatagaaaaaaacatttattgtccattacagtgaataaaatgaaagaaaaatatgcATCCATAACATTAAATTAGAAGGAGCCTCTCAAAATCCCAGCTTTCTAAGCAGTTTGTTATGCATAGTAATGTACAGAAGAGCTCATAGTTGCGAGATTGTGGAATAAATTAGAGGATGTTTATTATACTGTAAAGCagcatttgtttaaaaattGGGGCAGGGAAGGTCATGGGTTTTGGTTTTCTGACACTTTACTTCTGACCAGTGGCAAAGCATAAACTAGCATGTCCACAGTCTGGGATTATTATGAAAAGTCAGACATAAGAGAGACATCTCTGCGGGTCTGTTCGCTGGTTCCTTACGAAGTGAACTCAAGAGGTCGTTGATCTAGTGAGTCAGCCTGCAATTAAAGCATGCACAAGTACACAAACGCATGGAGTAGATAAACATATGTAAAAACAAGAGAGATTGCCAACGGGGTGAATGGTACACACTGTAAAATGTGGAAATATGAAGGCTGGAGGCCAGTTTGGTGGTGCACAGTGGTGATGCAATAAAGGCATGGAATCAGAGCAACATGCAATACCCTGAGAAATGTGACGCAGGGGCAAAGAGGTCCAATTTCACATGATAATGGCATATTGACACACTTCATCAACATTCCTTAAAATTACAAACAactgattttgaaaataatgcatTGGTCTAGCCAGATCTAAATCtgatttaaaatgcttcagGACAACATATGCAGAAGTAAGAAAGGACTGCCACCCAGCAAAAACAATATTCAGAGTTTAATAGCAAAGACAAATCACAACATAGCATGAAGCATGTGTAGAAAAATTACATCTATAGCTATGATTCCATCACAATGTCGAAAAAACTGCTAGCGGACTTACTGCAGTTCAAACAAAAATGGAGCACACAAACCGCTGaatgcaatgacatcacaagctTAAAAAACCATAAGATACGTTTACATTCATGAAAAGATGCTTTCCGTACCATTCGGGCTCTCCATCAATCTTTATCCTTCATATAAAGTCCAGCAGACAAATTATCTTGTCAAATGTCGTTGTACACGTACATGACAGACTGCACCAAGACTTgttttattttggcaaatatcgCTCATTCTGATGTGTTAACCTGCACACAATATACAGGTGAGGTTTCAGAGGTGACAGCATGCTCAGAGGTCTGAAATTGagaattacttttgttttttaatgctttgGTGACACCATGGTGTCATGCACCCAAACCCCTGGCAACATATCCAACTAAAATAcacttgaaaatgttttttaaatggtcATTAATTGTACAAGATAAATCTCTATCATCCCCTGCCGGTCATATTGCTTGTTAACAGTTTCCCCAACTGTCCCATTCCTGAGTGTTTTGCGTGTAAGTATTCATGATGGAAACATAGCTAATATCTtataaaatatttcagtttttactcTTGATGACAACCCGAGATTGCAGTGTTAATATTGTACACATATTTACTGAATACAGCATGGAAGTCTGGAAGTgcttaaaaagtaaatacatttaagtCTATCACTTTCCTCTGCATCTCTCTAATATGGTGAAGCAACACATTTGGGGATACATTCCATACCTGTTGCACCAATGCATATCTAATCTATATCCTCAGAAAGAAGCACTGTTACCAGTATTATCATTATGGTATTTTTAACATTAGGTAAATTAATAGAATTGGAAAGCTTCAGCTTCAAAAACAGATATTATTGTTGACTGAAAAAACACACCCAATGAAATCCCATTACCAATTAATCACTTCAGGTTCAAACAGAAAAATCAAGCTTTTTCATTGATCAATACACAGCTGTGGAGTTGCTTTGCACTGTGCAGATTGGGCTCCAGGACACACAGCCGCTCTCTGAAGTGGATGAAGACAGACCAGTGGAGAGCAGGGTCATACACAACTGGTGCACAGCAAGATACGGGAATCCATTAGGAGAGGCTCACCATAGTGGCACTCAGATCCCACAGTCTCCTGGCAGCCGCGTCGTTCCGGGCCTGGGGCGCCACTTCTTTTGGAGCGCAATCACTGCAGAAGACAGACACAGAGCTCGCTCTCAGCACCTCACCACACACATAACTGGCATGCAAACTCCCAAATTAATTAGAAGGGCAAAACCAATCTGCTCAAGACAATATCCAGGAAGTGACCTAAGTAGACAGGCAATTTATAACCATGTCTCATAGTACAACAGATCACTTTACTCTCAATTACTTTTGGGCTTCTTAATGTGGTTGTTTTTGAATTGCTTGTTGTAAGTTTATAATGCAATTTTGGTTTGCTTTTAATCATCTTATAACCCAAGGCAAAGTTtgcaatattattaataataatatgaatctgGTAATGGATCACAATTATCCAGCTCATTATGtcagaataaaataacatttctcaTCAGGTGGAATGTTCCCAGCAGTTCTTACCTGAAATACACACCGCTGACATTCTCCAGACTCTCATCCACGGCACAGTGGATGGTGGTCTGAGCACCCTCCCATGGGGTCTTGAATAGCAGGATGATCATTGGGAGGGCAATTACCCTCTTCCACCAAGGTAAGGTGGGAAACACGTGTCTCCCCAGCTCAGTGCGAATCACCCCAGGGTGCAAGCTGTTTGCTGTCACCCCTGTACCTGGAGACATAGGACAACAAGGAACTTAATTCAATAATAAGCCACTTGGGATACAATAGATCTCCAAATGCCTCAGGAGTGAAACGCCTCTCTCTTTCAGACTACCTGAACAAATGCCAAGTAGGTAAACCACTAGTGCACCCAGAGAAATGTTCTGATGACCATGGAGCAGGAAATAGAATACTGTGCAATACTTCCTCAAGTTTTGCCAGAGCagtgtatatattaaacatGTAATTTTTCTTACTGaagttaatatatttattgtatattataGTGAAAACTTGAAGTCTAGAGCTCATAGCAAAGATCCACTCCCTCACCCTTCAATCGGGCTGCCAGCTCCCGGGTGAAGAGGACATTGGCCAACTTGCTCTGGCCATAGCTCTTGCGAGGGTCGTAGTCTTTTTCTAGGTTAATGTCATCAAAATAAATCTGACCTGTGAAGGGCAAATGAGATGATACTGGGTAAGATTAATTTGATTAGTAAGCATTGCACATATTGtaagcaaaacaaagaaaattaatGACATCTGCTCAATTTATATACTCCCCCCCATTTTTCCAATTCACTAAGAGTTGCTATGTAATTTTTGACTTTTTAATAAGTAAAACATGAACACTATATTACTAAACATgttgaggaaaacaaaatacaaaaaagttcTGTTCACAGTAGGCCTCCCCTGGCCTTAATTAATAAAGCAGTCCTCTAAGTAGATTGTCTGCAAATACTGTGCCTTTCCTCCCGCAGTACAGGTTCAATAACAGAAGATGGTCTCTTATTAATTCATCATTCCTATTCATGCCAGAGATTGGTGTCAGGACCAGGCAACGACATTGTTCAACAATTATTAAAGATTCCTCAATACCTAAAAATACCAATACTCAATACCTACTCAGAGCAACTGCATAAGTAAATCCTTCACAATTTGGCGTTCAATTCCAAAGTAAAGGAGAATCACCTACTTAAAATCCAATTACTACTTCTATAGGGTGCCGATAAtattgtccaggccatttttgGATTTATTTGTAGAATTACCTAGGATTTAGTAAATTATTCAGATTTGTTTCGTTCAACTGCAAACCAAAGACATACATATGTGGATACCAAAAGATTTTTTAAATCCAACAGTTTTCTGGAAGAAATTGTGAATTATTTGAAAAAAGTGCAAGGGTACCAATATTTTTGGCCAGGACTGTATATTCCAATATGCAATATATACTCTCAAAAACATGTTTCACATATTTTatagaacagaaaaaaagaaagaaaaattgaTGTATTACTCATCACCTCCCAAACCAGATATCAAAAGTTTAAAGTAGTGAAAGGAAAGGCTGCAGTGTCACCTTTGTCATGAGCCAGGCTGGACACGGAAATGATGCGGCTAGGGCTGGACTTCTTCAGCAGGTCCAGTAGACAGTTTGTCAACAGGAAGTGACCCAAATGGTTGACCCCAAACTGCATCTCAAAGCCATCCTCTGTCTTCCACTTGGGGCACATCATGATACCTGAAAAACACCAAGCATTTCAATCATCCCGACCATTTTCTTTCATCTATCTACCCACTGATCCATCTACATACGTATCTATTTTGAGGGCAAAGGGGGGTGAATTAAATCAAGGTGCCATTTCTTTCTAATGACAGGACAATTATGAGAAATTCCACATCAACCAAGTGCCAGGATGTTGCTGGATACTAGCCAAGTGCAATATGAGAGTTGCATTAGGACTGCACAGTGTCTTACCTACTTCCTGCACCCTGGCACACTTCTCATCTTCTTGTGTATCTTGATTCTACTCATTGTTgtgtaaacattattttttatttacccTTGGAAATAATCCATACATGTAGAACAATGCACAGTGTTTTTTGCCTCAGAAACAACCCTTTGAGAAGTCAGCACAGAGCTAATGATCCTGAAACACTGAGTGCATCATGTACCTGCATTGTTGATGAGGATGTCCAGTCTCTCCTCATTGTCCTGGATGTCTTTAGCCAGCTGGCGCACGGACTGCAGGGAGGCCAGATCTAACTTCTTGACGAGGACATTCCCATTGCCCGTCTCCTGTCTAATCTCCTGGGCTGTCTGGTCGGCTTTGGCCATGTCCCTGCAGGCCATGATGACCCGTGCACCTGCACACACACCATTGGATATACACAtttcaatatacattttaaaagactgaaaaaaaatattatagctGAGTGAAATTTTAGATTTTACATTtacgaaaaaaaaaacatacattcctTTTgcgaacaaaaaaaaaatatatatatatatgatttttgcATTAACAACCTCATCATTATTTTCTTGCTACTTGCTTATGTTGGATGACCTCATGTGATCCAACATATTCAATATATTTGTGCGAGCTATTTGTCCATGTGGAACATGTTTTAGTTCTGGGATAAAATATAGTGCACTGCACCTAATTTTAACTTGTTCTCAGTTATCAATTggatggattttttttattctttatacAACAGTCCTATAATAAGAGTGCAGATGAATAATGGAGTGTGAGGGTGAGCGCTCACCCCTGCATGCCAAGTCCCTGGCCGTCTCCTTGCCGATGCCGGTGTTTGCTCCGGTGATCAGCACCGTTTTCCCAGTCAGCCTGGCTTTGCTCCGACACTTGCCACCTGCCACCCACCTCCGAAGTGCAACCACACCCACTCCTGCAAAC
The genomic region above belongs to Amia ocellicauda isolate fAmiCal2 chromosome 4, fAmiCal2.hap1, whole genome shotgun sequence and contains:
- the LOC136748281 gene encoding retinol dehydrogenase 13, with the translated sequence MQAALSTEAVRDFVQQHTVKIAVLVLTGVGVVALRRWVAGGKCRSKARLTGKTVLITGANTGIGKETARDLACRGARVIMACRDMAKADQTAQEIRQETGNGNVLVKKLDLASLQSVRQLAKDIQDNEERLDILINNAGIMMCPKWKTEDGFEMQFGVNHLGHFLLTNCLLDLLKKSSPSRIISVSSLAHDKGQIYFDDINLEKDYDPRKSYGQSKLANVLFTRELAARLKGTGVTANSLHPGVIRTELGRHVFPTLPWWKRVIALPMIILLFKTPWEGAQTTIHCAVDESLENVSGVYFSDCAPKEVAPQARNDAAARRLWDLSATMVSLS